From Halopenitus persicus:
ACCAACGATAGGGATGTCGGGAAGAAACGACGGAAACGCGGAGTGAGTGTTCCCCTTATCAGTTAACTACTCTGAAGAGTGCCCGTTAAGCGTATCGACGATGCCTGTCGAGAGTTCCGCCAGCGACATCGGTGGTTCGTAGGATATTAGCAGTCGCCTTGTATTAACCAACACCAGAAATGGAGAAAGGATTCGTAGGTTAAGACAGCGATCGAACGAAATAGTCAGGAAATAATAGGGATGTCGGATTCAACTGGATCATAGTCCGAACGCAGGTCCAAATACCAGATCGGAATTAGATTCAATTGTTAGCTCTGATGGCCGACTAAAACGTGTTCCATACCATCCTGCAAGTGTTTCTCCGGGGTTTGTGCTGTTCCGACGGCGGGGTAGCCGCAGGACGGCGGGACATACAACTTTGTGAGTGCTCTGATTAATATCTCTCCACAGGAGCACCACCTTACAAGTGTTCTTCACCTTCAGATTGGTTGGAGTTCGATACTAATACATAATATTATTGTAGCTGTCCTTATTGCTGATTTATTAGTGTATGTAGTATTACGATATATTGCGTATTCTGAGAATTCCAATTTAGATCACGAGATATATACAGCTGGTTTTCAGTACCCATAAATCTGCAGACCCTCTCCTCTTTCTAGCCGGGGAGAACACTTGCAGGGTGGTGTGTGTCAGTACCCGTGAATCCTTGTGATACAGTAGTTTCTACGACGTCGTGAGATCGTGTTACTCTTTCGTTGTTCGATTTTATATATGACTATGTGGGATGAAAATTGGTTGAGGGTTCCAGTTCCCTCAAGAGTTCCATACTCACATATTGCTCACGTATTGATTGGTACTCGTGATGCTGAAATGTAGTTCAGGAGGGAGAGGACTAGAAATATTCGTTCGAGAGCAGATAATGTATATGTGATTATCGATGGGCTCTATTCTTCGTATTCTAATCTAAGTTCCAGTTCGTTTACTGTTCCTTTTAGTTCTGTTCCCATCTTTTCTCTCAGCTCTGATTCGGTAAATCTGTTCGCTGGGACGCCTATCGTAATCGCCCCGTGAATCACATCATCAGTAACTATCGAACAACCAATTCCTTGAAGTCCCTTCACTGTCTCCTCATTGTTAAACGCGATACCACTCTGACGTATACTCTTGAGCTCTTGTTTCAAAGTTTCCAAATCTGTAATCGTGTTTTCCGTTTGGGCAGATAGACCGTATTCGTCGACAATTTGCTTTACTTCGGCCATAGGTAGGTGAGCCATCATCGCTTTTCCAGCAGCGGTCGAATGCAGCGGTAAGCCCTTACCGACTGCAGCACCAGTCTCAACGCCGCGGTCTCCCTGTTTCATTCCGATGATGACGGCCTTGCTATTTTCCATAACGGATATTCGGACGATCTCTCCAGTTTCCTCTGCTAATCGTT
This genomic window contains:
- a CDS encoding IclR family transcriptional regulator — protein: MGRSTKPKRTVKTADTLFGIIEYLYEGEASVTDVAEEMDLARSTSHDHLVTLEEMGYVVKDGIKYSLSLEFLRLGMSARDDKVIYDIAKPVVERLAEETGEIVRISVMENSKAVIIGMKQGDRGVETGAAVGKGLPLHSTAAGKAMMAHLPMAEVKQIVDEYGLSAQTENTITDLETLKQELKSIRQSGIAFNNEETVKGLQGIGCSIVTDDVIHGAITIGVPANRFTESELREKMGTELKGTVNELELRLEYEE